The following are encoded together in the Culex pipiens pallens isolate TS chromosome 1, TS_CPP_V2, whole genome shotgun sequence genome:
- the LOC120412999 gene encoding uncharacterized protein LOC120412999 yields the protein MFDEYYINIRKNSLHQFWKNRLYESRIGPEAVVLGLLPEVGAISDEPDQEHLPGIPKKSPQLPPANSQLAAAQLRPDELATSVSFSKDDDAIGNYRFRRFTSQSENVDLPSRINTQWPTPPSLS from the exons ATGTTTGACGAGTATTACATAAACATCCGGAAGAACAGTTTGCACCAGTTCTGGAAGAATCGTCTGTACGAAAGCCGCATAGGTCCTGAAGCTGTCGTACTCGGATTACTTCCAGAGGTTGGCGCGATATCCGACGAACCTGATCAAGAGCATCTACctggaataccgaagaagtcaccg caactcCCGCCCGCAAACTCTCAACTCGCGGCGGCGCAGCTTCGGCCGGATGAACTGGCAAcatctgtgtcattctcgaaggaCGACGATGCGATCGGGAACTATCGGTTCAGGCGTTTCACTTCCCAGTCGGAAAACGTCGACTTACCTTCCCGAATTAACAcccaatggccaactcctccaagcctgtcctga